One window of Klebsiella quasivariicola genomic DNA carries:
- a CDS encoding VOC family protein, which translates to MANWQQIEQLADITADLPRFSEALQRFAARLGLEIAGLDADHISLRCHQNTTAERWRRGLEQCGTLLSENMINGRPICLFKLAEPVCVAHWRFHIVELPWPGEKRYPHEGWEHIEIVLPGDPATLNARALALLADDGLGQPGIVVKTSSPKGERERLPNPTLAVTDGSVTIKFHPWSIEQIVASEQADR; encoded by the coding sequence ATGGCGAACTGGCAGCAGATTGAACAACTGGCCGATATTACGGCGGATCTCCCGCGATTTTCCGAAGCGCTGCAGCGCTTCGCTGCGCGACTGGGACTGGAGATCGCTGGACTCGACGCCGACCATATCTCCCTGCGCTGTCATCAGAATACCACCGCGGAACGCTGGCGCCGCGGTCTGGAACAGTGCGGAACCCTGCTGTCGGAGAATATGATCAACGGCCGGCCTATCTGCCTGTTCAAGCTGGCGGAGCCGGTCTGCGTGGCGCACTGGCGCTTCCATATCGTTGAGCTGCCGTGGCCGGGTGAAAAGCGTTATCCCCATGAGGGCTGGGAGCATATTGAAATTGTCCTGCCCGGCGATCCGGCAACCTTAAATGCCCGCGCGCTGGCGCTGCTGGCCGATGATGGGCTTGGCCAGCCGGGAATTGTCGTCAAAACCAGCTCGCCGAAAGGGGAACGCGAGCGCCTGCCGAATCCCACCCTGGCGGTAACGGATGGCAGCGTGACGATAAAATTTCATCCGTGGTCCATAGAACAAATCGTCGCCAGCGAGCAAGCCGATAGGTAA
- the cutC gene encoding copper homeostasis protein CutC has protein sequence MAVLEICCYSMACAREAERCGADRIELCAAPQEGGLTPSYGVLVSVREAITIPVHPIIRPRGGDFCYTEAEFAAMLADIHLVRELGFPGLVTGVLDADGQVDIPRMKKIMAAAGPLAVTFHRAFDLCADPRQAWNTLGNLGVKRILTSGQQSSAEKGISLITELIAAGDTPIIMAGAGVRAANLPLFLQAGVQEVHSSAGQWLPSEMRFRHPGVSMSADPDADEYRRYAVNGEAVAEMKKMISAWRR, from the coding sequence ATGGCGGTACTGGAAATCTGTTGCTATAGCATGGCGTGCGCCCGGGAAGCTGAGCGCTGCGGCGCTGACCGTATTGAACTTTGTGCCGCGCCGCAGGAAGGGGGACTAACGCCGTCTTACGGGGTGCTGGTCTCGGTGCGCGAGGCGATTACCATCCCGGTGCATCCGATTATTCGCCCACGCGGCGGCGATTTTTGCTACACCGAGGCGGAGTTCGCCGCGATGCTTGCCGATATTCACCTGGTGCGGGAGCTGGGGTTTCCAGGGCTGGTGACCGGCGTGCTGGATGCCGATGGCCAGGTCGATATCCCGCGGATGAAAAAAATAATGGCCGCGGCAGGACCGCTGGCGGTGACCTTTCATCGTGCTTTCGATCTGTGCGCCGACCCGCGTCAGGCCTGGAATACGCTGGGTAACCTGGGGGTCAAACGTATCCTGACTTCCGGTCAGCAATCCTCGGCAGAGAAAGGTATTTCATTAATTACGGAACTTATTGCCGCAGGGGATACTCCAATCATTATGGCCGGTGCGGGAGTCCGCGCCGCGAACCTGCCGCTGTTTCTGCAGGCGGGGGTGCAAGAGGTTCATAGCTCGGCAGGCCAGTGGTTACCATCGGAAATGCGCTTTCGTCATCCGGGCGTTTCGATGTCAGCCGATCCCGATGCAGACGAATACAGGCGCTACGCCGTCAATGGCGAAGCGGTGGCGGAGATGAAAAAGATGATTTCCGCCTGGAGACGTTAA
- the cmoB gene encoding tRNA 5-methoxyuridine(34)/uridine 5-oxyacetic acid(34) synthase CmoB, translating to MIDFSNFYQLIAKSPLSHWLETLPAQVAAWQREALHGKFREWERAVEFLPELTPWRLDLLHSVTAESETPLSEGHQLRIENLLKNLMPWRKGPYSLYGINIDTEWRSDWKWERVLPHLSDLTGRTILDVGCGSGYHMWRMIGAGAHLAVGIDPTQLFLCQFEAVRKLLGNDQRAHLLPLGIEQLPALEAFDTVFSMGVLYHRRSPLDHLWQLKDQLAPGGELVLETLVVEGDENTVLVPGDRYAQMRNVYFIPSAPALKMWLEKCGFIDVRIVDACVTSTEEQRRTEWMTTESLADFLDPQDQSKTVEGYPAPLRAVIIATKPETQQSLAKKAR from the coding sequence ATGATCGACTTCAGTAACTTCTATCAGCTGATCGCCAAAAGCCCGCTGTCTCACTGGCTGGAAACGCTGCCTGCCCAGGTAGCCGCCTGGCAGCGCGAGGCCCTGCACGGCAAGTTTCGCGAATGGGAGCGCGCCGTTGAATTTCTGCCGGAGTTAACGCCCTGGCGTCTGGACCTTCTGCACAGCGTCACCGCCGAGAGCGAAACGCCGCTCAGCGAAGGCCATCAGCTGCGGATAGAAAATTTGCTTAAAAACCTGATGCCGTGGCGCAAAGGCCCTTATTCGCTGTACGGCATTAATATCGATACCGAATGGCGTTCCGACTGGAAATGGGAGCGCGTTCTGCCGCACCTGTCCGATCTCACCGGGCGGACTATCCTCGACGTGGGCTGCGGCAGCGGCTATCACATGTGGCGGATGATCGGCGCCGGCGCACATCTGGCGGTCGGCATCGATCCCACCCAGCTGTTCCTGTGCCAGTTTGAAGCGGTGCGTAAGCTGCTCGGCAACGACCAGCGGGCGCATCTGCTGCCGCTGGGTATCGAGCAATTGCCGGCGCTGGAAGCTTTTGACACTGTGTTCTCGATGGGCGTGCTCTACCATCGCCGCTCGCCGCTGGATCACCTGTGGCAGTTGAAAGATCAGCTGGCGCCGGGGGGCGAGCTGGTGCTGGAGACGCTGGTGGTCGAAGGCGATGAAAATACGGTGCTGGTTCCGGGCGACCGCTATGCGCAGATGCGCAACGTCTATTTTATTCCTTCGGCGCCGGCCCTGAAAATGTGGCTGGAGAAGTGCGGATTTATTGACGTGCGCATCGTCGACGCCTGCGTCACCTCGACAGAGGAGCAGCGGCGCACTGAATGGATGACGACCGAATCGCTGGCCGATTTCCTCGATCCACAGGATCAGAGCAAAACGGTGGAAGGCTATCCGGCTCCGCTGCGCGCAGTGATAATTGCCACCAAACCGGAAACCCAGCAGTCGCTGGCGAAAAAGGCGAGATAA
- the cmoA gene encoding carboxy-S-adenosyl-L-methionine synthase CmoA, translated as MSHRDTLFSAPIASLGDWTFDERVAEVFPDMIQRSVPGYSNIISMIGMLAERFVQPNTQVYDLGCSLGAATLSVRRNISHPGCRIIAIDNSPAMVERCRRHIDAYKAPTPVEVIEGDIRDVAIENASLVILNFTIQFLEPGDRQAILNKVYQGLNPGGALVLSEKFSFEDAHVGELLFNMHHDFKRANGYSELEISQKRSMLENVMLTDSVETHKKRLRQAGFEHAELWFQCFNFGSLVAVKSGEQA; from the coding sequence ATGTCTCACCGCGATACGCTTTTTTCCGCGCCGATTGCCAGCCTCGGCGACTGGACCTTTGATGAACGGGTTGCTGAAGTCTTCCCCGATATGATCCAGCGCTCTGTGCCCGGCTACTCCAATATCATCTCGATGATCGGCATGCTGGCCGAGCGCTTCGTTCAGCCCAACACCCAGGTTTACGATCTTGGTTGTTCGCTGGGCGCCGCCACCCTCTCTGTGCGCCGCAATATTAGTCATCCGGGATGTCGCATTATCGCCATCGACAACTCTCCCGCGATGGTAGAGCGCTGCCGTCGCCATATTGACGCCTATAAAGCGCCGACGCCGGTCGAGGTTATTGAAGGGGATATCCGCGATGTGGCCATTGAAAACGCCTCGCTGGTGATCCTGAACTTTACCATTCAGTTCCTTGAGCCGGGCGATCGCCAGGCGATCCTCAATAAAGTCTATCAGGGGCTTAATCCGGGCGGCGCACTGGTGCTCTCGGAGAAATTCAGCTTCGAAGACGCCCACGTCGGCGAGCTGCTGTTCAATATGCATCATGATTTTAAACGCGCGAACGGCTACAGCGAGCTGGAGATCAGCCAGAAGCGCAGCATGCTGGAAAACGTGATGCTGACGGACTCCGTGGAAACCCATAAAAAACGCCTGCGTCAGGCTGGGTTCGAACATGCCGAACTGTGGTTCCAGTGCTTTAACTTTGGCTCGCTGGTGGCAGTAAAATCCGGGGAGCAGGCATGA
- a CDS encoding MAPEG family protein, producing MVSALYAVLGALLLVKFSFDVVRLRTQYHVGYGDGGFSELQVAIRVHGNAVEYVPIGLILLLFMEMNGAQTWMVHVCGILLIVGRLMHSWGFHHRVYHWRRSGMSATWCALLLMVLANLWYMPWELVFSLR from the coding sequence ATGGTCAGCGCGCTGTATGCCGTTTTAGGTGCGTTATTGTTAGTGAAGTTCTCATTTGACGTGGTGCGTTTGCGCACCCAGTACCATGTAGGCTACGGTGACGGTGGTTTCAGCGAGCTGCAGGTCGCCATTCGCGTTCATGGTAATGCCGTCGAATATGTACCGATTGGCCTGATTTTGCTGCTGTTTATGGAGATGAACGGCGCCCAGACCTGGATGGTGCACGTTTGCGGCATTTTATTGATTGTCGGGCGACTGATGCACTCCTGGGGTTTTCATCACCGCGTTTACCACTGGCGCCGCTCCGGCATGAGCGCCACCTGGTGCGCGTTGTTGCTGATGGTGCTGGCCAACCTCTGGTATATGCCCTGGGAGTTGGTTTTCTCCCTCCGTTAG
- a CDS encoding DUF72 domain-containing protein, which produces MIYIGLPQWSHPKWVRLGITSLEEYARHFNCVEGNTTLYALPKPEIVARWYEQTHDDFRFCFKFPATISHQAALRHCDELSREFFARLAPLAPRIGQYWLQLPATFGPRDLPALWQFLDGLPKDFTYGIEVRHPEFFAKGEAEQQLNRGLHERNVNRVILDSRPVHSAVATSPAMIDAQKKKPKVPVHAVMTARQPMVRFIGGDDMAHNRELFRVWLQTLLKWHQSGTPWLFLHTPDIAFAPTLVDTLWSDLRAALPAAGNAPSIPQQSSLF; this is translated from the coding sequence ATGATTTATATTGGGCTTCCCCAGTGGTCGCACCCGAAATGGGTGCGCCTTGGCATCACCAGCCTTGAAGAGTACGCCCGCCACTTCAATTGCGTGGAGGGCAACACCACCCTGTATGCGCTCCCGAAGCCAGAGATCGTCGCCCGCTGGTACGAACAGACCCACGATGACTTCCGTTTCTGCTTCAAATTCCCTGCCACTATCTCGCACCAGGCCGCGCTGCGCCATTGCGACGAGTTAAGCCGTGAATTTTTCGCCCGCCTGGCGCCGCTGGCCCCGCGCATCGGCCAGTACTGGCTGCAGCTGCCGGCAACCTTCGGTCCTCGCGATCTCCCCGCGTTATGGCAATTTCTCGACGGGCTGCCGAAGGATTTCACCTACGGCATCGAGGTTCGTCACCCCGAATTCTTCGCCAAAGGCGAAGCAGAGCAGCAGCTGAACCGCGGGCTGCACGAGCGCAACGTTAACCGCGTGATCCTCGACAGCCGCCCGGTTCACAGCGCCGTGGCCACCAGTCCGGCAATGATCGACGCGCAGAAAAAGAAACCCAAAGTGCCGGTGCATGCGGTGATGACCGCCCGGCAGCCAATGGTGCGCTTTATCGGCGGTGACGACATGGCTCACAACCGCGAACTGTTTCGCGTCTGGCTGCAGACCCTGCTAAAGTGGCATCAGTCCGGCACCCCGTGGCTGTTCCTGCATACCCCGGACATTGCTTTCGCCCCGACGCTGGTGGATACGCTGTGGAGCGATCTGCGCGCCGCCCTGCCGGCGGCAGGAAATGCGCCGTCGATACCGCAGCAATCCTCCCTTTTCTGA
- a CDS encoding hydrolase yields the protein MLELNAKNTALVVIDLQEGILPFAGGPHRADEVVARAARLADKCRQQGSPVIMVRVGWSADFAEALKQPVDAQAGAHTLPENWWTYPATLGKQESDIEVTKRQWGAFYGTDLELQLRRRGIDTIILCGISTNIGVESTARNAWELGFNLVIAEDACSAASAEQHQGSMTHIFPRIGRVRSTEEILAAL from the coding sequence ATGTTAGAACTCAATGCAAAAAACACGGCGCTGGTGGTGATCGATCTGCAGGAAGGCATTCTGCCTTTTGCCGGTGGACCACATCGGGCTGATGAGGTGGTGGCGCGCGCCGCTCGCCTGGCAGACAAGTGCCGGCAACAGGGTTCGCCGGTCATCATGGTCCGCGTCGGCTGGTCCGCCGACTTCGCCGAAGCGCTGAAACAGCCTGTCGACGCTCAGGCCGGAGCACATACGCTACCCGAAAACTGGTGGACCTACCCGGCCACGCTCGGTAAGCAGGAGAGCGATATCGAAGTGACCAAACGCCAGTGGGGCGCGTTCTATGGTACCGACCTGGAGCTTCAGCTGCGCCGCCGCGGGATCGACACCATTATCCTCTGCGGTATCTCCACCAACATCGGCGTCGAATCCACCGCCCGCAACGCCTGGGAGCTGGGCTTTAACCTGGTCATCGCCGAAGATGCCTGCAGCGCCGCCTCCGCCGAGCAGCATCAGGGCAGCATGACGCATATTTTCCCGCGCATCGGCCGGGTGCGCAGCACCGAGGAGATCCTCGCCGCGTTATGA
- the aspS gene encoding aspartate--tRNA ligase, protein MRTEYCGQLRQSHVGQQVTLCGWVNRRRDLGSLIFIDMRDREGIVQVFFDPDRADALKLASELRNEFCIQVTGTVRAREEKNINADMATGAIEVLASDLTIINRSESLPLDSNHVNTEEARLKYRYLDLRRPEMAQRLKTRAKITSFVRRFMDDHGFLDIETPMLTKATPEGARDYLVPSRVHKGKFYALPQSPQLFKQLLMMSGFDRYYQIVKCFRDEDLRADRQPEFTQIDVETSFMTAPQVREIMEAMVRQLWLEVKGVDLGDFPIMTFAEAERRYGSDKPDLRNPMELVDVADLLKSVEFAVFAGPANDPKGRVAALRVPGGASLTRKLIDEYGNFVKIYGAKGLAYIKVTERAKGMDGINSPVAKFLTAEIVEAILERTGAQDGDMIFFGADNKKVVADALGALRLKLGKDLSLTDESKWAPLWVIDFPMFEDDGEGGLTAMHHPFTSPKDMTADELKAAPEEAVANAYDMVINGYEVGGGSVRIHRGDMQQTVFGILGINEQEQREKFGFLLDALKYGTPPHAGLAFGLDRLTMLLTGTDNIRDVIAFPKTTAAACLMTEAPSFANPTALGELGIQVVEKEAKASLENK, encoded by the coding sequence ATGCGTACAGAATATTGCGGACAGCTTCGACAGTCCCACGTTGGGCAGCAGGTGACTCTGTGTGGTTGGGTCAACCGCCGTCGCGATCTCGGTAGCCTCATTTTTATCGATATGCGCGACCGCGAAGGCATCGTTCAGGTGTTTTTCGACCCGGATCGTGCGGATGCGTTGAAATTAGCCTCTGAACTGCGTAATGAGTTCTGCATTCAGGTCACTGGCACCGTCCGCGCGCGTGAAGAGAAAAACATCAACGCGGACATGGCCACCGGCGCCATCGAAGTGCTGGCCTCCGATCTGACGATCATTAACCGCTCAGAATCGCTGCCGCTGGACTCCAATCACGTCAACACCGAAGAAGCGCGTCTGAAATACCGCTACCTCGACCTGCGTCGTCCGGAAATGGCGCAGCGTCTGAAAACCCGCGCGAAAATCACCAGCTTTGTGCGCCGCTTTATGGATGACCATGGCTTCCTCGACATCGAAACCCCGATGCTGACCAAAGCCACCCCGGAAGGCGCTCGCGATTACCTCGTGCCTTCTCGCGTGCATAAAGGCAAATTCTACGCGCTGCCGCAGTCCCCACAGCTGTTCAAACAGCTGCTGATGATGTCCGGGTTCGATCGCTACTATCAGATCGTTAAATGCTTCCGCGATGAAGACCTGCGTGCCGACCGTCAGCCTGAATTTACCCAGATCGACGTGGAAACTTCCTTTATGACCGCGCCGCAGGTGCGTGAGATCATGGAGGCGATGGTGCGTCAGCTGTGGCTGGAAGTGAAAGGCGTCGACCTGGGCGATTTCCCGATCATGACCTTCGCCGAAGCCGAACGTCGCTATGGCTCCGATAAACCGGATCTGCGTAACCCGATGGAGCTGGTGGACGTCGCCGACCTGCTGAAGTCTGTGGAATTCGCGGTCTTTGCCGGCCCGGCCAACGATCCGAAAGGGCGTGTGGCGGCGCTGCGCGTCCCGGGCGGGGCATCTCTGACCCGCAAGCTGATTGACGAATACGGCAACTTTGTGAAGATCTACGGCGCGAAGGGGCTGGCCTATATTAAAGTGACCGAGCGTGCGAAAGGCATGGACGGGATCAACAGTCCGGTGGCGAAGTTCCTGACTGCGGAGATCGTGGAAGCGATCCTTGAACGCACCGGCGCGCAGGACGGCGATATGATCTTCTTCGGCGCTGACAATAAGAAAGTGGTGGCCGACGCGCTGGGCGCGCTGCGTCTGAAGCTCGGTAAAGACCTGAGCCTGACAGACGAAAGCAAATGGGCGCCGCTGTGGGTGATCGACTTCCCGATGTTCGAAGACGACGGCGAAGGCGGTCTGACGGCGATGCACCATCCGTTCACCTCGCCGAAAGATATGACGGCGGATGAGTTGAAAGCCGCGCCGGAAGAGGCCGTAGCGAACGCCTATGATATGGTCATTAACGGTTATGAAGTCGGCGGCGGTTCGGTGCGTATCCACCGCGGCGATATGCAGCAGACCGTATTCGGTATTCTGGGCATTAACGAACAGGAACAGCGTGAGAAATTCGGCTTCCTGCTGGATGCGCTGAAGTACGGTACCCCGCCGCATGCCGGCCTGGCCTTCGGTCTTGACCGTCTGACCATGCTGCTGACCGGTACCGATAATATCCGCGACGTTATCGCCTTCCCGAAAACCACCGCCGCGGCTTGTCTGATGACCGAAGCGCCAAGCTTCGCCAATCCGACTGCGCTTGGTGAACTGGGTATTCAGGTTGTGGAGAAAGAGGCGAAAGCGTCTCTGGAGAACAAGTAA
- the nudB gene encoding dihydroneopterin triphosphate diphosphatase: MSFKLPVSVLVVIYAKDTKRVLMLQRRDDPAFWQSVTGSLEAGETALQAAAREVKEEVAIDVACEQLALIDCQRTVEFEIFSHLRHRYAPGVERNTEFWFCLALPHEREITFTEHLAYRWVSATEAAALTKSWSNRQAIEEFVINAA, translated from the coding sequence ATGTCATTTAAGCTGCCCGTTTCGGTGCTGGTGGTGATTTACGCCAAAGATACGAAGCGGGTGCTGATGTTGCAGCGGCGCGACGATCCCGCGTTCTGGCAGTCGGTCACCGGCAGCCTGGAAGCAGGAGAGACCGCGCTGCAGGCCGCCGCGCGTGAAGTAAAGGAAGAGGTCGCCATTGATGTTGCCTGCGAGCAACTGGCCTTAATCGACTGTCAGCGCACGGTGGAGTTCGAGATATTTTCTCATTTGCGTCATCGCTATGCGCCGGGCGTGGAGCGCAATACAGAATTTTGGTTCTGTCTTGCGCTGCCTCATGAGCGGGAGATTACCTTCACCGAACATCTGGCCTACCGCTGGGTTAGCGCGACGGAAGCCGCTGCGCTGACCAAGTCGTGGAGCAACCGGCAGGCGATTGAAGAATTTGTAATTAACGCCGCCTGA
- a CDS encoding YebC/PmpR family DNA-binding transcriptional regulator, with translation MAGHSKWANTKHRKAAQDAKRGKIFTKIIRELVTAARLGGGDPASNPRLRAAVDKALSNNMTRDTLNRAIARGVGGDEDANMETIIYEGYGPGGTAVMVECLSDNRNRTVAEVRHAFTKTGGNLGTDGSVSYLFSKKGVISFEKGDEDTIMEAALEAGAEDVVTYDDGAIDVYTAWEEMGAVRDALEAAGLKADAAEVSMIPSTKADMDAETAPKLLRLIDMLEDCDDVQEVYHNGEISDEVAATL, from the coding sequence ATGGCAGGTCATAGTAAATGGGCCAACACCAAACACCGCAAAGCGGCACAGGATGCTAAACGCGGTAAAATCTTTACGAAAATCATTCGCGAGCTGGTCACCGCAGCCCGTCTGGGCGGCGGCGATCCGGCTTCCAACCCGCGCCTGCGTGCGGCCGTTGATAAAGCGCTGTCTAACAACATGACCCGCGACACCCTGAACCGCGCCATCGCGCGCGGCGTCGGCGGTGATGAAGACGCGAACATGGAAACCATCATTTATGAAGGTTATGGCCCTGGCGGCACCGCGGTGATGGTGGAATGTCTGTCCGACAACCGTAACCGCACCGTTGCGGAAGTGCGTCACGCCTTCACCAAAACCGGTGGTAACCTCGGTACCGACGGCTCCGTCTCCTACCTGTTCAGCAAAAAAGGCGTCATCTCCTTCGAGAAAGGCGATGAAGACACTATTATGGAAGCGGCGCTGGAAGCGGGTGCAGAAGACGTGGTGACCTATGACGACGGCGCCATCGACGTCTACACCGCGTGGGAAGAGATGGGCGCCGTGCGCGACGCGCTGGAAGCCGCTGGCCTGAAAGCCGACGCTGCTGAAGTGTCGATGATCCCGTCCACCAAAGCGGATATGGATGCCGAGACGGCGCCGAAGCTGCTGCGTCTGATCGATATGCTGGAAGACTGCGACGACGTGCAGGAAGTGTACCATAACGGCGAGATCTCCGACGAGGTCGCAGCCACGCTGTGA
- the ruvC gene encoding crossover junction endodeoxyribonuclease RuvC yields the protein MAIILGIDPGSRVTGYGVIRQVGRQLSYLGSGCIRTKVDDLPSRLKLIYAGVTEIITQFQPDYFAIEQVFMAKNADSALKLGQARGVAIVAATNQALPVFEYAARQVKQTVVGIGSAEKSQVQHMVRTLLKLPANPQADAADALAIAITHCHVSQNVAQISETRLNLARGRLR from the coding sequence ATGGCTATTATTCTCGGCATTGATCCGGGGTCGCGCGTCACCGGTTATGGCGTGATCCGCCAGGTCGGACGGCAGTTGAGCTACCTTGGCAGCGGGTGCATCCGCACCAAAGTGGACGATCTGCCGTCGCGGCTGAAGCTGATTTACGCCGGGGTGACGGAGATCATCACCCAGTTCCAGCCCGACTATTTCGCCATAGAGCAGGTCTTTATGGCCAAAAATGCCGACTCGGCGTTAAAGCTCGGGCAGGCGCGCGGGGTGGCCATCGTCGCGGCGACCAATCAGGCGTTGCCGGTGTTTGAATACGCCGCCCGCCAGGTCAAGCAGACCGTTGTCGGGATTGGCAGCGCCGAGAAGAGCCAGGTCCAGCACATGGTGCGAACCCTGCTCAAACTGCCCGCTAACCCGCAGGCGGATGCGGCGGATGCGCTGGCGATTGCCATCACTCATTGCCACGTTAGCCAGAATGTCGCTCAAATCAGCGAGACCCGGCTTAATCTGGCGCGAGGGCGCTTACGATAA
- the ruvA gene encoding Holliday junction branch migration protein RuvA: MIGRLRGIILEKQPPLVLLETAGVGYEVHMPMTCFYELPEAGQEAIVFTHFVVREDAQLLYGFNNKQERTLFKELIKTNGVGPKLALAILSGMSAQQFVNAVEREEVASLVKLPGIGKKTAERLIVEMKDRFKGLHGDLFTPAADLVLTSPAGPTADDAEQEAVAALVALGYKPQEASRMVSKIARPDANSETLIREALRAAL, from the coding sequence GTGATAGGCAGACTCAGAGGCATCATTCTCGAAAAACAACCCCCGCTGGTGTTGCTGGAAACGGCGGGCGTCGGCTATGAAGTGCATATGCCCATGACCTGCTTCTATGAGCTGCCGGAGGCCGGGCAGGAGGCAATTGTCTTCACTCATTTTGTGGTGCGTGAAGATGCCCAGCTGCTGTATGGTTTTAACAACAAACAGGAACGAACGCTGTTTAAAGAGCTGATTAAAACCAACGGCGTGGGGCCCAAGCTGGCGCTGGCGATCCTCTCCGGCATGTCGGCGCAGCAGTTCGTCAATGCCGTTGAACGGGAAGAAGTCGCCTCGCTGGTGAAACTGCCGGGCATTGGTAAAAAAACCGCAGAACGCCTGATTGTCGAAATGAAAGACCGCTTCAAAGGCCTGCACGGTGATCTGTTCACCCCGGCGGCCGATCTGGTGCTGACCTCGCCGGCAGGCCCGACGGCAGACGATGCCGAACAGGAAGCGGTTGCCGCGCTGGTCGCGCTGGGCTATAAACCGCAGGAGGCCAGCCGGATGGTAAGCAAGATTGCGCGTCCGGACGCCAACAGTGAAACGCTAATCCGCGAAGCGCTGCGCGCCGCGTTGTGA
- the ruvB gene encoding Holliday junction branch migration DNA helicase RuvB gives MIEADRLVSADSSGFEEAADRAIRPKLLAEYVGQPQVRSQMEIFIQAAKLRGDALDHLLIFGPPGLGKTTLANIVANEMGVNLRTTSGPVLEKAGDLAAMLTNLEPHDVLFIDEIHRLSPVVEEVLYPAMEDYQLDIMIGEGPAARSIKIDLPPFTLIGATTRAGSLTSPLRDRFGIVQRLEFYQIPDLQHIVSRSARHMGLEMSDEGALEVARRSRGTPRIANRLLRRVRDFAEVRHDGTISADIAAQALDMLNVDAEGFDYMDRKLLLAVIDKFFGGPVGLDNLAAAIGEERETIEDVLEPYLIQQGFLQRTPRGRMATVRAWNHFGITPPEMP, from the coding sequence ATGATTGAAGCAGACCGGCTGGTATCGGCAGACAGCAGCGGCTTTGAAGAGGCTGCTGACCGCGCCATCCGCCCAAAATTGCTGGCAGAGTATGTCGGTCAGCCGCAGGTGCGCTCGCAGATGGAGATCTTTATCCAGGCGGCGAAACTGCGCGGCGACGCCCTCGATCACCTGCTGATTTTTGGCCCGCCAGGGCTGGGCAAAACCACCCTGGCCAATATCGTCGCCAATGAGATGGGGGTGAATCTGCGCACCACCTCCGGCCCGGTGCTGGAGAAGGCCGGCGATCTCGCCGCGATGCTCACCAACCTCGAACCGCACGACGTGCTGTTTATCGATGAGATCCATCGTCTTTCGCCGGTGGTGGAAGAGGTACTCTATCCGGCGATGGAAGACTACCAGCTGGATATTATGATTGGCGAAGGTCCGGCGGCGCGCTCCATCAAAATCGACCTGCCGCCGTTTACCCTGATCGGCGCTACTACCCGGGCCGGTTCGTTGACCTCGCCGCTGCGCGACCGCTTCGGCATTGTGCAGCGTCTGGAGTTCTACCAGATACCCGATCTACAGCATATTGTCAGCCGCAGCGCCCGTCATATGGGGCTGGAGATGAGCGATGAAGGCGCGCTGGAGGTGGCCCGCCGTTCACGCGGTACGCCGCGTATTGCTAACCGTCTCCTGCGCCGGGTGCGCGACTTCGCGGAAGTGCGCCACGACGGCACCATCTCTGCCGATATCGCCGCCCAGGCGCTGGATATGCTTAATGTCGATGCGGAAGGGTTCGACTATATGGACCGTAAACTGCTGCTGGCGGTGATAGATAAATTCTTTGGTGGGCCGGTGGGGCTGGATAACCTCGCCGCCGCGATCGGCGAAGAGCGGGAAACCATTGAAGATGTACTGGAGCCTTATCTCATCCAGCAGGGATTTCTGCAGCGTACGCCGCGCGGAAGAATGGCGACGGTGCGCGCCTGGAATCACTTCGGGATTACACCGCCGGAAATGCCGTAG